A stretch of DNA from Methanogenium sp. S4BF:
CTCGGCCTGTGCTGAGAGATCTGCATGGCGGTGTGTGAGTTCTTCAAACTGCTGCCGGAGGTGAGCGTATGCTTCCGGCTCCGGCGCCTCCGCAGCCGCCCGTCTCAGTTCTGCAATCTCATTTCTGAGGGATGCCGCCTCTTCACCGACTGCACCAGCCTCCTCTGTGAGGCGGATCACCTCCTCCTCTTTTTTCCGTATGTCTGCTGCAAGTTGTTCTTCTCTGGCCTCGGTCTGTGCGGTGAGGTCTGCGTGGCGGTGTGTGAGTTCTTCGAACTGCTGACGAAGCTGTGCATATGCTTCCGGCTCCGGTGCCTCCGCAGCCGCCCGTCTCAGTTCTGCAATCTCATTTCTGAGGGATGCCCCCCCCTCACTGAGTGCAGATATCTGGTCTGTGAGGCGGATGATTTCCTCGTCTTTCTTCCGGAGGTCTGCTGTTATACGTTCTCTTTCCGCTTCCCACGCATCCGTTTCCGGGGTGTCGGTCTCTTTGAGCTCTTCTGTCAGGGACCGGGTAATGCGCAGCTGGCTTTCCAGATCTGCATTCAGGGATGCAATCTTTTTATCCTGTTCTGCTGATTGTGCAGCAAGCTGGTCATATTTTTCCTGTGCTGCCTGCAGCTCTTCATCTGCTGCGTGGCGTACTGCACTCAGGGCGGCATTAATGGAGACCGCCACTCCCTCCAGTGCAGGCTCAATTGTTTCCGGGGATATGCTGCCTGATTTTGGGTTTAAAATAATATTTTCAAGTGCAGCAGAGAGCGGTTCGTCCTTCTCCTCTGTTGTGGTGGTCTCAAATGGTTCTTCCGTTCGGGTTTTTTGCTTCTGCACTCCGGTGAAGAGTGCCTTTCGTCCCGGTCTCTTCGGTTCATCTGGCATGTACATTCAGTTCCTCAGTTCCGTCAGTTCAGTTTTTCAATAGCAGAGGATATTTCCTCATACACAACAGCCGCCTTACTCTCTGGTGCAAACTCTGATAGGGGCAGCCCCTGTTTCTGTGCCTCATGAATCAGGATGTCATAGGGTATGGTAAAAACGTTCGGGAAGAATTTTTCACAGAATACAACAATCTCTTCAAATTGTTCACGTGAAGTGGTCTCCTCATTTTTCAGCCCGAGAAGGCGCCGGAATCCGCGGGAGATCTCTTCACCCGGCGTCATCTCCTCCTGTATCATCCGTCCGCGGGTGATGACGGCCATATCCGCTGAGACGGGTGTTCCGGTAATCTCTGCGATATCTGAGAATATGGTCTGCAGTGCCTCAAGTCCTGTTCGTGCAAACATACCGTTGTCCAGGGTGACAATCACATGGTCTGCTGCGACAATCCCGTTTATCACAAACTGGCCCATGCTGGGCGGAGTGTCAATCAGGATGTAGCTGTATCGCCTGAGAATGGGTTTTATCGCTTCTTTAAGGACAAAGAGCCTGTCTTCACGTTCATAGAGGTATGGTTCCGCACCTGCAAGGTCAAGTGATGAAGGGCAGAGATCAATCCCTGATTCTGTTGAGACAATGATCTCTTTGAGGGCCACGGCTTCAAATTCATCTGTGCCTGACATGAAGACATCATACATATTCTTCCGTGGCTCCTGCGGGTCGCATCCAAGACCGGTGGTTGCATTTGCCTGTGGGTCGCAATCAATAACCAGCACCCGTTTTCCTTTTTTATTAAGAAAACCTCCGCAATTCAGGCAGGATGTAGTTTTTCCGGTGCCTCCTTTATGGTGTGTAAATGTTATTACCGGCATCAGGTTTCTCCCGTCTGCAGTCGTTAACTGGAATTTCGCGGTGTCAGGTGAAAAACACTTTGTTTGTTCCCGCCCGAAAATGTTCTCTTTTCTACTGAAAATGTTATATGAGGCGTAAACCAAACAGATACTATCAATGGACTGTTCCAGACTCAAGATTGTGATTTTCGGGGCCTATAACGCCGGCAAGTCAACTTTTATACGTGCAATTGATCCGGAATCCCATCATGTCGAAGCAAATAAGTGTGAGATTCCTACAACCGTCGGGCTCGATTTCGGGCGTACGCTGATCAATAACCGGAAGATCTACCTCTTTGGCACACCGGGACAGGAACGGTTTGAATTTGTCCGTGATATCCTCTCCCGTGGTATGGACGGCGCCATAGTCGTGGCTGACACCACGCGTGATCTGGATGAATTAACAGAGCAGATATGCCAGACCCTCAGAGCCTCCGGATGTCCGTATGCCGTGTTTCTGAACAAATGCGATCACCCGGACTCCCGTCCCGGACGTTACAGCGCTGTGACAGATTCGGTCTTTTCTCCGGAGATTTCGGCCGCCACCGGCAGGAATACTGCGGAATCTCTGCGTACATTTCTTGAAATGCATTTCTGAAATCTCTGCCCCGGGTCAAAGCAAATAGTATAATTTGTTCCGGGTTTTACTTACATCAGGTATGTCCAGGATTGGTGTTGTAACCGGACTTTTTCTTCTTCTGGCGGTGATTGTTGTCTCTGCCGGTTGCCTCACATATTCCATCGGTACGGTCTCGTATAATGGAAGTGCAGTGCATGTCTCTGTGGATAATAAGGGGGAAGCCAGGGATGCCGCGATGCAGATCACGGTATTTGATCTCTCCGGGTTTAAACAGGTGGAAGTGGATAAAATCGTCCGTTCGGTGCATCTTGATGCAGGAATGAATGATGTCGCATTTGATGCAGCGCTGCAGCCTGGTTCCTATCGTCTCTTTATCTATATGATGGAAGACGGGGAACGGCTTGGCTGTGTGATAGAGGATATCGAGGTCTGAAAG
This window harbors:
- a CDS encoding AAA family ATPase is translated as MPVITFTHHKGGTGKTTSCLNCGGFLNKKGKRVLVIDCDPQANATTGLGCDPQEPRKNMYDVFMSGTDEFEAVALKEIIVSTESGIDLCPSSLDLAGAEPYLYEREDRLFVLKEAIKPILRRYSYILIDTPPSMGQFVINGIVAADHVIVTLDNGMFARTGLEALQTIFSDIAEITGTPVSADMAVITRGRMIQEEMTPGEEISRGFRRLLGLKNEETTSREQFEEIVVFCEKFFPNVFTIPYDILIHEAQKQGLPLSEFAPESKAAVVYEEISSAIEKLN
- a CDS encoding GTP-binding protein; translated protein: MDCSRLKIVIFGAYNAGKSTFIRAIDPESHHVEANKCEIPTTVGLDFGRTLINNRKIYLFGTPGQERFEFVRDILSRGMDGAIVVADTTRDLDELTEQICQTLRASGCPYAVFLNKCDHPDSRPGRYSAVTDSVFSPEISAATGRNTAESLRTFLEMHF